The following proteins come from a genomic window of Megalobrama amblycephala isolate DHTTF-2021 linkage group LG1, ASM1881202v1, whole genome shotgun sequence:
- the qtrt1 gene encoding queuine tRNA-ribosyltransferase catalytic subunit 1 yields the protein MAAPLHISTHECKESMASVKAVSSVAPLALRIVAECPVSKARACTLTLPHCAVNTPVFMPVGTQGTLKGITVDQLEDLDCQICLGNTYHLGMRPGPELIEKANGLHGFMKWNRNLLTDSGGFQMVSLVELSEVTEEGVTFRSPYDGKEILLTPEQSIAIQNSLGSDIMMQLDDVVSSTVKGPRVEEAMHRSVRWLDRCIKANKNPDRQNLFAIIQGGLDAKLRKACLDEMTKRDVPGFAIGGLSGGEEKDDFWKMVTLSTDHLPREKPRYLMGVGYALDLVVCVALGCDMFDCVFPTRTARFGSALVPWGSLQLKQKQYAKDFQPIDPDCQCPTCRRHSRAYLHALFKSDTAAMHHITIHNISYQLTLMRSVHQSIIDQRFPEFVKAFMKRMFPSSEQYPSWAVEALQSVNITLS from the exons ATGGCTGCGCCCTTACACATCAGCACACATGAGTGTAAAGAGAGTATGGCATCAGTAAAGGCTGTATCCTCTGTTGCTCCTCTCGCTCTTCGTATCGTGGCGGAGTGTCCCGTGAGCAAGGCGAGGGCATGCACTCTTACTCTGCCCCACTGCGCTGTAAACACCCCGGTGTTCATGCCCGTGGGCACTCAGGGGACCCTGAAAGGCATCACTGTAGACCAGCTGGAGGATCTGGACTGCCAGATATGTCTGGGTAACACGTATCATCTGGGCATGAGACCG GGTCCTGAGTTAATAGAGAAAGCCAATGGATTGCACGGATTTATGAAGTGGAATAGAAATCTTTTAACg GACAGTGGCGGGTTCCAGATGGTGTCTCTAGTGGAGCTGTCTGAGGTGACGGAAGAGGGCGTCACGTTTCGTTCCCCTTATGACGGAAAGGAAATCCTGCTCACCCCTGAGCAATCCATCGCAATACAGAACAGCCTCG GTTCAGACATCATGATGCAGCTGGATGACGTGGTCAGCAGTACGGTGAAAGGCCCGCGGGTGGAGGAGGCCATGCACCGCTCTGTGCGCTGGCTGGACCGCTGTATCAAGGCAAATAAGAATCCAGACCGGCAGAACCTGTTCGCCATTATTCAAGGGGGGCTTGATGCCAAACTGCGCAAGGCCTGTTTAGATG AAATGACGAAGCGTGATGTGCCGGGCTTCGCCATTGGTGGGTTGAGTGGGGGAGAGGAAAAGGATGACTTCTGGAAGATGGTGACTCTCAGCACAGACCACCTCCCCAGAGAAAAGCCCCGCTACCTCATGGGAGTCGG CTATGCACTAGACCTGGTGGTCTGTGTTGCCTTGGGCTGTGACATGTTTGACTGTGTTTTCCCAACGCGAACAGCA AGATTTGGATCCGCTTTAGTTCCCTGGGGATCTCTGCAgctcaaacaaaaacaatatgcTAAAGACTTTCAGCCGATTGATCCTGACTGCCAGTGTCCCACCTGCAGGAG ACACAGTCGGGCTTACCTTCACGCCTTGTTCAAGAGTGACACTGCAGCTATGCATCACATCACCATCCATAACATCTCTTACCAG CTCACCCTCATGCGTTCAGTGCATCAGAGCATCATAGATCAGAGGTTTCCTGAGTTTGTGAAGGCGTTCATGAAGAGGATGTTCCCGTCCAGTGAGCAGTATCCCAGCTGGGCTGTAGAGGCACTGCAGTCAGTCAACATCACCCTCAGCTGA